A region from the Algoriphagus machipongonensis genome encodes:
- a CDS encoding C40 family peptidase → MKKSYILIIPLLYLGFACQEKHNEEVTQLIENYRAELAPDRRVARWDLTFENDSLKGETDQIVGLANFLAELNEKGVSYTNAVEQMPEAELGDQTRALVTISVANIRSNPRHSAELGTQALMGTPLKVLKEDDGWFLVQTPDGYLSWVDRAGIHQMTEAELETWYTLPKVVFTSLTGHVWKDESKSEMVSDLVAGDILVVGEIHKEMTHVTLPDGRSGWVDNSNLDTWEHWNETRSTQPEALISTAKQMMGVPYLWGGTSIKGVDCSGFTKTIYYLNGKIIPRDASQQVNEGELIDVDKNWDKLEVGDLLFFGVKGTEEKKERVVHVGMWIGNGEFIHSRGRVRISSFDPNSPNFDEYELNRYLRTKRIINNQSDGVISVSELLKND, encoded by the coding sequence ATGAAGAAGAGTTATATACTGATCATCCCCCTACTCTATCTAGGTTTCGCCTGCCAGGAAAAGCACAATGAAGAAGTAACCCAATTAATTGAAAACTATAGGGCTGAACTTGCTCCAGACCGTAGAGTGGCACGATGGGACCTTACATTTGAAAACGACTCCTTAAAAGGAGAAACTGATCAAATTGTTGGGCTTGCTAACTTTTTAGCTGAGCTCAATGAAAAGGGAGTTTCCTACACGAATGCTGTAGAACAAATGCCCGAGGCAGAGTTGGGAGATCAAACCCGAGCCTTAGTCACTATTTCCGTTGCCAATATCCGAAGTAATCCCAGACATTCTGCTGAGCTAGGTACCCAAGCCTTAATGGGAACACCCTTAAAAGTCCTGAAGGAAGATGATGGATGGTTTTTGGTACAAACACCAGATGGATACCTTTCTTGGGTGGATAGAGCTGGAATCCATCAAATGACAGAAGCTGAATTAGAGACTTGGTACACTCTTCCCAAAGTAGTTTTCACCTCTCTGACAGGCCATGTATGGAAAGATGAAAGCAAATCTGAAATGGTTTCAGATCTAGTTGCCGGAGATATATTGGTAGTGGGAGAAATCCATAAAGAAATGACTCATGTAACCCTTCCTGATGGTAGATCTGGGTGGGTAGACAATTCCAACTTAGATACTTGGGAGCACTGGAATGAAACCAGAAGCACCCAACCAGAAGCATTAATTTCCACTGCCAAGCAAATGATGGGTGTGCCCTACTTATGGGGTGGAACATCTATAAAAGGAGTAGATTGTAGTGGTTTTACCAAGACGATCTATTACCTCAATGGAAAAATAATCCCTAGAGATGCCTCCCAACAGGTAAATGAAGGAGAACTGATAGATGTAGACAAAAACTGGGATAAGCTTGAGGTGGGAGATCTTTTATTCTTCGGAGTGAAAGGCACAGAAGAGAAAAAAGAGCGCGTAGTCCATGTAGGTATGTGGATAGGAAATGGTGAATTTATCCATAGCCGAGGAAGAGTACGAATTTCAAGTTTTGACCCAAATAGCCCCAATTTCGATGAGTATGAACTCAATCGATACCTAAGAACCAAACGAATCATCAACAATCAATCAGATGGAGTAATTTCCGTCTCAGAACTTTTAAAAAATGATTAA